In Bradysia coprophila strain Holo2 unplaced genomic scaffold, BU_Bcop_v1 contig_339, whole genome shotgun sequence, a genomic segment contains:
- the LOC119079813 gene encoding uncharacterized protein LOC119079813, whose translation MSKDVISPRSENRLLQSDNEDNELNTTIVFGPNRIYRTISESSLSGISANLNNLEVTNSSKRNHRSMVFSEDTTEKSSSSTPKKLKPSVTMPPLVSEVVKNDFHIVDIVSDDAAIEFFSETQGTSIYTAVLKEITRAKDISKINFEDSFLDRGKFRYICSNATTRDWLTSIIPGIIPWGNAKIKSINQGAPPTLFKYTMIVSMPSLEPPDIFTLMAAQNVNLDTSNWRCVFRSKVEKNKQTWIVNVDENSLPALKEVDFKPYAGSSRIKMFPKK comes from the coding sequence ATGTCAAAGGATGTAATAAGCCCTAGAAGTGAAAATCGACTCCTACAATCGGACAACGAGGACAACGAATTAAATACAACAATAGTGTTTGGACCGAATCGTATATACCGAACCATTAGCGAATCGTCGTTGAGCGGTATATCAGCAAACCTCAACAATTTGGAGGTAACGAATTCCTCTAAGCGTAACCACCGTTCCATGGTATTCTCGGAAGATACAACAGAAAAATCGTCGTCGTCTACtccgaaaaaattgaaaccatCAGTCACAATGCCGCCGCTTGTTTCCGAAGTGGTTAAAAATGACTTCCACATCGTCGACATTGTTTCGGACGATGCAGCAATTGAGTTCTTCAGTGAGACGCAAGGCACCAGCATATACACCGCCGTGCTAAAAGAAATCACTCGAGCGAAAGACATCAGCAAAATCAACTTTGAGGATAGCTTCCTCGACCGGGGAAAATTTCGCTACATCTGTTCAAATGCCACAACTCGGGATTGGCTCACTTCGATAATCCCAGGTATTATTCCATGGGGAAACGCGAAAATTAAGTCAATCAATCAAGGGGCCCCACCAACTCTGTTCAAGTACACAATGATCGTGTCGATGCCATCGCTCGAGCCACCCGATATTTTCACTCTCATGGCAGCGCAAAATGTCAATCTGGATACCTCCAATTGGAGATGCGTTTTTCGGTCCAAAGTCGAAAAGAATAAGCAAACGTGGATCGTCAACGTCGATGAAAATTCACTTCCAGCACTTAAGGAAGTCGATTTCAAACCGTACGCCGGCAGCAGCCGGATAAAAATGTTCCCGAAAAAGTGA